Proteins encoded by one window of Sphaerodactylus townsendi isolate TG3544 linkage group LG04, MPM_Stown_v2.3, whole genome shotgun sequence:
- the LOC125431954 gene encoding apovitellenin-1-like, with protein MFQSKAAAVCLILLLGCALTEVGAKAISKRHVRRDWMIVPDAIAFYVYKAVEKMSPKTAELLAEAVQTPFILDTRNYLIKATAQIQETLVKMTEKVSGFWQQQKDPAQQ; from the exons ATGTTTCAATCCAAAGCAGCAGCTGTATGTCTAATTCTTCTCCTTGGCTGTGCATTGACTG AAGTTGGTGCTAAGGCCATCTCAAAGAGGCATGTCCGTCGTGACTGGATGATCGTGCCTgatgcaattgcattttatgtgtaTAAGGCAGTGGAAAAAATGTCCCCCAAAACTGCTGAGTTGTTGGCAGAAGCTGTCCAGACTCCATTCATTCTTGATACAAG GAACTACCTGATAAAGGCTACAGCTCAAATTCAAGAAACATTGGTGAAAATGACGGAGAAAGTGTCTGGCTTCTGGCAGCAGCAGAAAGACCCAGCACAGCAATAA
- the GPR15 gene encoding G-protein coupled receptor 15: MEGSTVNYYDDYFSTKAPDNCPAVQLPYKEIFLPVLYASVFLVGIAGNTLLMGALIFKRRIQRLIDIFIVNLAASDFVFLITLPFWVDKEMSSGLWRSGSFICKGSSYIISVNMYCSIFLLTCMSADRYLAILHPLAARRIRTKLYTVSLCICIWILSCLLGLPTLQSRELGNDDGNTYCEDKKATFTNQIRSLLQLILAFFFPLLSILLFYCSITRKLCIHYKKSGKHNKKLKKSIKVIFIVVVAFVLSWAPFNVFKFLSVLSDIQELKPPFCLTYKVAYLGMELSGPLAFANSCTNPFIYYFFDDYIRRAMWQCMLPCMKASSLGSNSGTMDTHLSYSLNVHGENVPRKRRQSLSL, translated from the coding sequence ATGGAAGGATCAACTGTCAACTATTATGATGATTATTTTAGCACCAAGGCTCCTGACAACTGCCCAGCTGTGCAACTACCTTACAAAGAGATTTTCCTGCCTGTTCTATATGCCAGTGTATTCTTGGTGGGGATAGCTGGCAACACCCTTCTAATGGGAGCCCTGATCTTCAAGCGGCGTATCCAGAGGTTGATTGACATCTTCATTGTCAATTTGGCAGCTTCTGATTTTGTTTTCCTTATCACGTTACCCTTTTGGGTAGACAAGGAGATGTCCTCGGGACTGTGGCGATCAGGCTCGTTCATCTGTAAAGGCAGTTCCTACATCATCTCTGTCAACATGTATTGCAGTATTTTCCTTCTCACTTGTATGAGTGCCGATCGATATCTCGCCATCCTGCATCCACTGGCGGCCAGGAGGATTAGAACAAAGCTCTATACTGTCTCCCTTTGCATCTGCATCTGGATTCTGTCGTGCCTGCTGGGATTGCCTACCCTTCAGTCCAGAGAACTGGGGAATGACGATGGCAACACATACTGTGAGGACAAGAAGGCCACGTTCACTAATCAGATTAGGTCACTGTTGCAGCTAATTTTGGCCTTCTTTTTCCCACTCCTGAGCATCTTGCTGTTTTACTGCTCCATCACCAGGAAACTCTGTATACATTATAAGAAGTCTGGAAAACATAACAAAAAGCTGAAGAAATCCATTAAAGTTATATTCATTGTAGTGGTTGCCTTTGTTCTATCATGGGCCCCTTTCAACGTTTTTAAATTTCTGTCTGTGCTGTCTGACATTCAAGAGCTGAAGCCACCTTTCTGCCTTACCTACAAAGTTGCCTACCTGGGCATGGAACTGAGTGGCCCCCTTGCATTTGCCAATAGCTGCACAAACCCTTTCATCTACTATTTTTTTGATGACTACATCCGTAGGGCCATGTGGCAATGTATGCTTCCGTGCATGAAGGCCAGCAGCCTTGGCTCTAATTCTGGCACTATGGACACACACCTCAGCTACTCCTTGAatgtccatggagaaaatgtgCCTAGGAAGAGACGGCAATCACTGTCGCTCTGA
- the CLDND1 gene encoding claudin domain-containing protein 1, whose product MMDNRFATALVIACVLSLISTIYMAASIGTDFWYEYRNPSPPENNSEPNKASWEEFISEDADEKTYMDALFQWNGTIGLWRRCITTTENSYWYNSPGETVTKCISFSLSDQFMEKYKEPGNHNSGSDLNRTYLWRLQFLLPFVSLGLMCFGALIGLCACACRSLYPAIATGVLHFLAGLCTLGSVCCYVAGIELLHQKLPPPEGVQGQFGWSFCLACVSAPLQFMAAALFIWAARTNRKEFTLLKAYRVA is encoded by the exons ATGATGGATAACCGTTTTGCCACTGCTCTGGTAATCGCTTGTGTGCTCAGCCTTATCTCCACCATCTACATGGCAGCCTCAATTGGCACAGACTTCTGGTATGAGTATCGCAACCCATCACCTCCAGAAAATAATAGTGAACCTAACAAGGCCTCCTGGGAAGAATtcatctctgaagatgcagatGAAAAGACATACATGGATGCACTCTTTCAGTGGAATGGCACCATTGGGCTGTGGCGCAGGTGCATCACAACAACTGAAAACTCTTATTGGTACAATTCTCCAG GTGAGACAGTGACGAAGTGCATCAGTTTTTCCCTTTCAGACCAGTTTATGGAAAAATATAAGGAACCTGGGAATCACAACAGTGGCAGCGACCTGAACCGTACCT ACTTATGGCGTTTGCAGTTCCTCCTGCCCTTTGTCAGCCTCGGCCTGATGTGTTTTGGGGCTCTTATTGGGCTCTGTGCTTGTGCCTGCCGCAGTCTGTACCCTGCTATTGCCACAGGAGTCCTCCACTTCTTAGCAG GTCTGTGCACACTGGGTTCCGTCTGCTGCTACGTTGCTGGGATTGAGCTGCTCCATCAGAAACTGCCCCCTCCCGAGGGTGTGCAGGGCCAGTTTGGCTGGTCCTTCTGTCTTGCCTGTGTCTCCGCCCCTTTGCAGTTCATGGCTGCCGCCCTCTTCATCTGGGCTGCACGTACTAACAGGAAGGAATTCACACTCTTAAAAGCATACCGAGTGGCATAA